The Pirellulales bacterium nucleotide sequence CGAACCGCTTTGCAGCGTCAAATTCCCCACCACGTGCGTGCTGCCGACAAACGGCAAAATGGTTTCCAAGTTATCGTTGATGTCGGGCATCGAGGCGGCGGCGATCAATTGCAAATTCAAGTCGCTGCCGGGGGCCAATACACCCCCGGCATTGGTCAAACTGAAATTCACCGTGTTGGCGTGCAGCGTTCCGCCGGTGAAGTTGAAAGTTCCCCCCATCGCTCCCTGAGTCAGCAACGGCGTGGCCAAGGTTCCGGCGGAAAGCGTATAGGTTCCCGCGTGATTGGTCCCGCCAATGACCACGGAATTGCCGGCCCGCACAATACCCCCGGTTTGGTTCACTTGCCCGTTGCCGCCCGGGCCGATCATCAAATCTTGAGCCACGTCCAGCCAGCCGGCAGTCACTGCCAACGTGGCTGTGTTTCCGCTGCTGGTAGCAATTTTGAGCGTTCCTGCGTGCTGGCCGACCACGTCGATCGTTACCGTGCCGCTGTCGCATTGCACCGTGTCATAGCGCGTCGGCTTGTACACCCCGGTTTGCCAGTTGCCGATTTCCGCATAGCGGCCGTTGCCATTGCCGTTGCTGAAAATCAGCGCGGTGCTGGCGGGCCAGGCGGCCAATTCATTCAGATAGCTATCCAAATTCGTGTACCCGTCGTTCATGACCGAGCCATTGTTATCGGCCACCGCGGGATTCAAGCCCATCGCCAGTTCCCAAACATCGGGCATGCCGTCACCGTCGGTATCAAAGTTGGCAGGTCGGGTATAAGTTGAGCCTGTCGCGCCAACCCCATTGGCGGTGCTCACCCCCGGGTTGTTCGCCGAACGGAGTTCCAATAATTTGTTCCATTCCAAATCGGGATCATTAGGATCGTTGCTCATGTACACGCCGGCGCTGTTGAAGCCGTTGTTCGGATCATCGAACGCCGCAATTTTTCCCGTGCCGGTCATGACTTCGTTCACGAGCCGGGTGTCCATGGAATCGCGATTCTGCCAGTTCGCGCCCACGTAGTTGAGCACCTGGTTGTAAGCGACCGCTGCGGTGTCGGTGACGCCGTTATAAGGAATTTGCGTGTATGGCCCGCTTTGCAAAGGTGAGCTGCCAAAACTCGAATTGGCGAGTGTCGTCGTCGTGCCATTCGTGTTCTGCAACACATTTCCCGTTTGATACACCATGGTCGAACTGGAGTTACTGAACGGACTGGTGCCGCCGGCGCTTTGATGAATGGTGAAGTCCGTATTGTTACCCGAGGAAGAATCACCGCCGGGCCCGACTTTGTAATAGTTCCCTTCGAATTCGCCCGCCCCGGGTTCACCGGAAGAGCCGTAGCCGGCATGGCCAAACCAGTTGTACACCACATTGTCGCGGAAATCGGTGTAAGCGGGCACGTTGTTGGTCAACTTCGATGAAACTGTTTGAATGGTGGGAATTCGGCCGTTTTCGTTCGCGTACAAATTGTGCGAAAACGTGCTCACCGCATTGGAACCCAGGCCCCACAGGTCGCCGAATGCATGGCTGGTGTAGACGCCATTGTTTTGGGCATCGGCCTGGGGATAACTTTGCCCTTGGGCAATGGTTGAATATTGAACCGTCACGTGACTGGCCATCTCGTTGGCCGAAATCGATTCGTCGGTGGCAAACAGGGCCGTGACGTGATCGACAATCACCTGGTTCGAATTGATGTCCATGTTGTCGTAGGTGTAATTGTCGTAATAATTGCTGGTGCCGTTGGCTTTTCGCTCGCCATAGCCGATGGCGAGCGTAACATCGCGGATAATGTCGTTGCCTTGGGGCAGAGTTTGACCCGCCACGGTTTGGCCATTGACTTTAATTTGCGCGCCCATCAGCGTAATTCCGCCGGGCGCGGTCTGGCCGGCAATGGTGACATTAGGCGGAATGTTGATCGAGTTTTGCGTGTCCCAGCCTTCGTTATCCGTGGTCTTCAGGCCGAGCCAAATCGTGCCGCCGACATCGAACACAATGGTGGTTGGCCCACTGGCATTTTTCAATCCGTATTGCAAAGTGCCCGGCGTCAAGTCACCCAGTTTGGAATCCAGCACCGTGACGTGATAAACCGACCCGCCGGAGCCGCCTGTGGCGGCCGCTCCCGCGCCATCGGCACCGGGAAACGAAGGCACCGCAGCCAGTGAAGCAGCGCTCCACAGCGCGGCCAGCGAAGCCGCAGCCATTAACAAGGAAATAACCAAACGAACTGGCAACGACCGCAATTTCATTACGCCTTGCCTCCTCAAAGAATTCAGACGCTTCGACCAAGCTGTTCCGCGGCACAGGTCCCAAAAACCTGTACTCTAAAAATGCGAAGCGGTGTCGATCCGTAAGTTCCCGGTCCTAATTCCCCCCAATCCAGATGCTCCCCTGATGCGCGTTCGACGCCAATCGATTTCAACAGCGCATCACCGACGAAATTGCACAATTCGTTGGACCCTATCATAACGTGGCGGAATCAATCATTGCAAGAAAAAAGACTGCAATTGCCACGTCGGTGCGCAAATGTTGGAACTGGAACGACAACGCTGCGACGTCCCACTTTCATTTACTAAACGCTGAACTTAATGTGCAAAATGTCTCCCTCTTTCACGACGTAATCTTTCGGCTCCTGCCGCATCAGGCCCTGCGCTTTAATTTCTCGTTCGCTCCCCAGGCGGATCAAGTCGTCGCTGTGCATCACTTCGGCTCGAATAAAGCCACGCGCTAAATCGGTGTGAATGTTCTCCGCCGCTTCCAAGGCCGTGCCACCGGTACGCAAAATCCAGGTCCTCACTTCTTTCTCGCCGGCGGTAAAGTACAGCATCTGCCCCGAGGCTTTCATAATCTGCCGAATTACATGGTCCCGATCGACCCGCTCCAGGCCGAATTCTTTTTCGAAGTTGTGGCGATCTTCCGCGCTCATCTCAGCCAAATCCATTTCCAGTCGCAGCGGCACCGCGGCCCAAGCCAACGACGGCGCACCCTTCTCTGGACTAGCAGCGCTTGACGGCGGCGGGTATTTGTCCGCGGGGTCATCATCCGCCAAATTCACCAGCACCATTTTCGGTTTTTCGGTCAGCAACCGAAACGACCGGGTGAACTTCCATTGCTCTTCCGAAAGCGCCGCCTCCCGCGCGTGTTTTCCCTCTTCCAATGTCGCCAACAAAATCTTGAGCGCTGCCAGTTCGTGTTCTTCTAGTTCCCGCTGATCTTTTGGCCGTGGCTTTTTCAGCGATTCCTCCAAGCGCTGCACGCGGCCGGAAACAATGTCCAAATCCGCCAGCAGCAAATCTTCTTCGAAGGTGCGTAAATCGACCAGCGGATCGGCCCCCCCGTGCGCGGCCACGGTGAGCAGCAAACAGCCCGCCTCGCGAATCAGCGCCAGCCGGGCTGCATTCCCTTCATGAGTGCGCGCCAGTCCCGGCGTATCGACGATTTCCAGCGCCGCCATGGTCACCTTTTTGGGATGATAAATCCCGCACAGCGGTTCAACCCGCGCCTCCGGAATGGGCGCCATCGCACTTTGCGAAACGTGCGCCAGCGCCGGGTCGGCTTTCACGCCGGTCAACCAATGGAACAGCGTGCTTTTGCCGGAACCCTGATAACCCACAATGCCGATTTTCATGGAAAACTGTTCTACTCTTCCCTCTTCCGCGCTGTCCAGGGCGTGAAGCGGCCGTCAGAACGCAAACCAGCAGTCCTCCCCGCGATTCGCTCTGCTGCGCGCGAAAAAACAACTCAACTTCGCCCAATCGCTACACACCGCATTTTCGACATGGACAGTGCGCCTCGCATCGGGCCGGAGATTCCTCGCCCCACGCGTCGATGATGATTCGGGGCGGTCGGTGTGCCACGGCGATGTCGCCAATGTTCCGGCCGCCGATTATTTGCAGGAGCTCAGAAACATGTGGCGCTCATTCTTTCTCGCGGTCGGTCTGTTTCTGGTCGTCTTAGGCGTGGAATCGATGCTTATCGACCAGGCCACGCTCACCAATCCCAGCAGCGACAGCGGCGGACCAGCTGAAATCACTGTCGCCCCGCCCGATTGGGTTCCCTGGAGCCTGGTCTCCGCCGGCGCGGTGACCATCCTGTACTCCTATACCCTGCCGCAGAAATTCAAGGGATAAGCTGGCGGAACGTTGTGCCGTTTCAAAGTAGGTCTGTGAAAACTGGCCAGCGAAAGCCGGCCAGGCCGGCGACCTCATTCCTTCGCGCACAAAGGTAATTCAGGCTTTCCTGCCTCACGATTACGAGCACAGCTCAGCCAGGAAAGGCTGATTCACGGGACAATTGCTTTAATTCGTGACGGCGTTGCCGTCTTTGTCCCACTGCACCCAATGACCCACGGGCGAACCGTGGAAGAAGTTATTCACGGCCCAAGGACGGCCATCTTCGTACCAATAATCAATCTCGCCATTGAGCTGGTCGTGGAAATATTTTCCGACGGACCGCACCTGGCCGTTATCGTACCACTCAGTGTACGGTCCTTCGCGCAGCCCATCTTCGACCGAAACTTCTAACTCCTTTTGACCATTTTCGTGATATGTAATTTGCTTTCCCTGATACATTCCGTGCTTGTAATTCCGCTCGGCCGATAGCGGATGCACCGGAGGTTTTTCGTCCGTCGGCGCATCGCAGGCGGTTTTAGCATCCGCTGGGTTCTTTTCGCCGTCTTTGCCGTTCTTCTGGCCGTCCAGTTTTTTGTCGCCGGCAGCAGTTGTTTTGCCGGCATAGGATGTCTCGCCGGCATCAAGTACGCTCGTCTTATCGCTCACTGCATCCTTTCCGTTGGCATCGTTCACGACAGCCGGGTTGTCCAAACCGCCCGCCGAAGTTGCGGCGGAATCTGCGGTTGTTTTGGCAGTGTCCGCCAAATGCTTCTTACCCTTGTCAGCTGCTGCCTCTTCGTCCGGAAGTTCCTTCCATTCCTTCCAGGTTCCATCCATTTGGCCATCGACATACTGCCCGACGCTTTTCAGCGCCCCATCGGAAAACCATTCCTGGATTTTGCCGTTGGGCGAACCGTGTTTATAATCTGCCAAAAATTTGAGCTGCCCGTTCTGAAACCATTCGCGATATTCGCCGTCCCGTAATCCAGCAACGTAGTTGCCCTCGACGAACTTTCGCCCATCAGGATACCAGCGTTGCTCCGGGCCTTCCTGTATGCCGGCTTTGAAATGCCGGACCGAGCTGGGCGCTCCGTTGGTGTACCATTCCTGCCCCACGCCAACGAGTTTATCGTGGTCGTATTCTGCCTCGTAGACTTTGCTCGTGCCTTGCCAATCCGTCACTTTCCCATTCCGCTGGCCGTCTTGGTAATGCAGCTCACTCGACTTCTGCCCGTCTTCGGTGTACCGCGTTTCCAAGCCGTCTTTTTGCCCGTGATGATATGTGCCTTCGATTTTGAGCTGGCCCGAAGGGTAATACTCGCGCCAGGGTCCCTCTTTCACCCCCATGCGGTATGTCACTTCCGAGTCCTTTCCTCCGCCAAGCTGATAATGCGTTTCTACCCCGTTAGGAACCATTTTGCCGAGCAAATTATCGGCCACTTCCTGGCGCATTTTGAGCGAGCCGTCCGGCCACTTCTCGACGTTTACCTTCACATCGGCCGAGGCCCAACTCGCTAGCAACACGCCCAGCAATAACAGTGCTTGAAACATACAGAAGTGCCCGAATGCCAATGGCGAAAGTTTCGCAGCCCCGCGCTCAACCTACCTCCATTATAACTTGCAAATCTCGCGGCAATTTCGGCGAAAGAACCGCCGGCGAACGCCCTACGGCCCCTGACGAAAAGCGTCGAAGTATTGCTGCACGTGGTCGCGCTCCTGGCGCGGCAAGCGTTGGCCGGTTAACGGGTCCGACGAATCATGCTTAGCCGCTTCCATTTCGCTTTTAATCTCTTCGGCCACTTGTCCCTTGGCGTTGGGCCCATCCACCAGGCCGGTAATCGCCGCCGCACCATGGCCGATCTCTTGCTTCACTTTCGAATCGAAGAATTTGGAACCGCCCAGCGCGTCCGGAATTTGCCCATCGCCGCCGGCGCTGCTCCCTGGCTTTGTGCTGCGATCTTCCCCGTTGCGGCACGCACTGGATCCCAAGGGGCAGTTGATGGCGAATTTCGCGTCGTCGATTTCGTCCAGCGTGGTTTCCAACATTTCCATCTCCGCCAGTTCCTGCTGCGACTGTGTCAAATCCTGCGCCATTTCGCTCAACACCGCCTGGGCCTGGCCGGTATCGCCGGACTTCATCTCCCGGCTCGCTTGGCCAAACATGCTGGCCATCTTCTCCAGTTGATCCATCTGCTGTTGTCGCTCGCCCAGCTTTTGCAACTGCTGCTGCAGTTTTTTGGCCGCGTCTTGATTGCCCGCCTTGATGGCCAGCGCAAGTTGCCTTTGCAATTCCTCCTCTGTTTTTTGCTGCGCGTCGGCAATTGTCTCAAGCGCCAACTTCATGGCGTTGAATTGCTCGGCCAACTGCTTTTGCTTGTCCGGATCGAGCTGCCCTTGCGACAATTGCGCTTGCAGCTTTTCAATTTCCTGGAGCGCTTTGTCGAAGTCGCCATTCTTCAATTCCTGGGCCAGCTTGTCGGCCGGACCACCGGGCAGATTTTTCATCCCGGCCAATTGTTCCTTCAGCCGTTCCCCCTCGGCCAGTTGACCGCGCCGCTGCTCCAATTGCTGGGCCAAATCGTTCAGCTTGGCCGTGGCCTCGTGGCGATCGGTCTCATCCTTCTTCGCCAAATCGCGAGTTCCTGCCTCGAGCTTTTTGAACAAATCCTCGGCGTCTTTCAGCCCCGCATCCGCCGCCTGCTTGGCGCGCTCCGCCAGCTTCGATTGCAGCGGCTTCACCGATTCGTCGATTTGCTGTTTCACCGCCACCGTGTTGGCATTGGCATCCGCCTGCATAGGCCGAGTCGGATCTGCCGATAAACAAAGCGCGAACGCCGCCGTCGCCGGAATCAGTGGCAACCATGCGCGCCGCTCAAGCCCAATCGGAAACCGCCCAACCACTTCCAGTTTGTCAACTCGTCCCCGCGCATCGTCCATCAACGCCCGGCCAAACGGCGTTTGCAACTCTCCCGCAGTCAGCGCCAGCGCACTGGAAACGCGCTCCTTCAGTCCGAACCGGCGATCAATTTCGATGGCCGCTTCCAATTCCGGCAAGCGATGCATCCACGTCCACACCGCTGCCGCTATGATCGCCGTTCCCACAGCCCCGACCAACCAGCACACGGCCCAATGCCAACCGTCCACATTCGTCAGCAACCATTTTTGTATGCCGATGGCCACCGCCGCCGGCGCCAGTGTGACAAACAGGCTCTGCACCAGCGCAGCCAAAAACCGCTGCAGCATCAATCGCCGTCGCGCTTTGCGAACTTGTTTAATAAGCTCGTCCATAAGTCGTTCGATCCGTGGCTTTACGTTGACCAACCCACGCTGCTTGCGGTTTAGCATATCCCGCCAACTCAACACCTATTATATGGCATCTTTTCTCGATCCGGCATTGCCGTCATTTTTCGCCGAGAAAAACGACGGCGGACGCTAATAATTCTATTCCGATTGCATTTTATCCGAACACCCGAAAAACGTATAATTCCCCAGTCCTGCGAATCAGGCTTCGTAATCACCCGTTCCTTATATAGATTCAGCCTTCATGACTGTTGCCGTCCCCGGCCAACCTGTCGCAGAACATTTGCCGACGCCGGCCCAGCGCCCCGATGCCGATATTGTCATCTACGACGGCAACTGCCGCATGTGCACGGCCCAAATCCGTTCGCTCGTTTGGTGGGATTGCCAAGGGCGGCTGTCGTACCTGTCGTTGCACGATCCGGAAGTGGCCCGCCGTTTTCCCGATCTCACGCACGACATGCTGATGGCGCAAATGTACGTGGTCGATGGCCAAGGCAATCCCCATGGCGGGGCGGCGGCCATTCGTTATCTTTCGCGCCGCCTGCGACGGCTGTGGTGGTTCGCTCCGATCTTGCACATTCCCGGCAGCCTGCCCCTGTGGCAATGGCTTTACCGCCAAGTGGCCAAACGCCGCTACCGCTTCGGCAAGATCGAACAATGCGACAACGACACCTGCAGTCTGCACGGAAGATAAGCTTTGAAACCTGCACGAGCGATAATCTTTCCGCTGGCGGCTTAGCATGTCGGCCCTAACGTAATCCGATCGCACCCGTTGCCGCAATCTTTCGCCTTCCATCGAATGGGCAAACTGCGTTATCATGGCGGTTTACCGCAGCCGCCGCATTGCGCGACCACCGGTCGCGGCTTTATACTGAACCCTGCCGCCTGAACCCTTCTTCATGCCCGATTTCCGCACCGAACACGACAGCATGGGCGAAGTCCGCGTCCCCGCCCAAGCTTATTACGGCGCGCAAACGCAGCGCGCCATCGAAAATTTTCCCATCTCCGGCGAGCCGCTGCCGCCCGAACTGATTCACGCCCTGGGTCTGGTGAAATACGCCGCCGCCATCGCCAACCGCGATTTGGGCAAGCTCACCGGCACGGGCAAAAATCCGCTCAATCAAAAACAAGTTGAGGCCCTGCTGCAAGCCTGCCGCGAAGTGGCCGAGGGAAAATTCGACGAGGAATTTCCGCTGGACGTCTTTCAAACCGGCTCTGGCACATCGAGCAACATGAATGCCAACGAGGTCATCGCCAACCGCGCCATCGAGCTGACCGGCGGCGACCGCTTCGCCGAGCAGAAGCCGATTCATCCCAACGACCACGTGAATATGGGCCAGTCGACCAACGACATGTTCCCCACCGCCATTCACGTGGCCGTGGC carries:
- a CDS encoding DUF933 domain-containing protein, with amino-acid sequence MKIGIVGYQGSGKSTLFHWLTGVKADPALAHVSQSAMAPIPEARVEPLCGIYHPKKVTMAALEIVDTPGLARTHEGNAARLALIREAGCLLLTVAAHGGADPLVDLRTFEEDLLLADLDIVSGRVQRLEESLKKPRPKDQRELEEHELAALKILLATLEEGKHAREAALSEEQWKFTRSFRLLTEKPKMVLVNLADDDPADKYPPPSSAASPEKGAPSLAWAAVPLRLEMDLAEMSAEDRHNFEKEFGLERVDRDHVIRQIMKASGQMLYFTAGEKEVRTWILRTGGTALEAAENIHTDLARGFIRAEVMHSDDLIRLGSEREIKAQGLMRQEPKDYVVKEGDILHIKFSV
- a CDS encoding DUF393 domain-containing protein → MTVAVPGQPVAEHLPTPAQRPDADIVIYDGNCRMCTAQIRSLVWWDCQGRLSYLSLHDPEVARRFPDLTHDMLMAQMYVVDGQGNPHGGAAAIRYLSRRLRRLWWFAPILHIPGSLPLWQWLYRQVAKRRYRFGKIEQCDNDTCSLHGR